A stretch of Streptococcus chenjunshii DNA encodes these proteins:
- a CDS encoding 3-oxoacyl-[acyl-carrier-protein] synthase III C-terminal domain-containing protein: MRKLQLQGYGTALPKKAIHFGKQTRYRVSQDENQLHLAVQAAGRALAKAKMTIDEIDCIVSASAVGIQPIPCTAALIHEQLAKGTDIPALDINTTCTSFITALDLISYPLEAGRYHNVLIISSEVGSLALNPKQKESFELFSDGAAAMIFSQSHDEQSGIIDSIQKTWSEGAHATEIRAGLSAVHPKQYSEATKEEFMFDMKGKQILSLSVKKLPQMFYNFLAKNDMTTTDLDLVIPHQASRAMPLVMEKLGIKPDQFIDLISEYGNMVSASVPFAFCQALEKKRIRQGNKVLLMGTAAGLTTNMLLLQL, from the coding sequence ATGAGGAAACTACAGTTACAAGGATATGGAACCGCTTTGCCAAAGAAGGCTATTCATTTTGGCAAACAGACCCGTTACCGAGTCAGTCAAGATGAAAACCAATTACATCTTGCTGTACAGGCAGCTGGAAGAGCTCTGGCTAAGGCAAAAATGACAATTGACGAGATTGACTGTATCGTATCTGCCAGTGCTGTTGGTATTCAGCCCATTCCCTGTACTGCTGCTTTGATCCATGAACAGCTTGCTAAAGGTACAGACATTCCAGCGCTCGATATTAACACGACCTGTACCAGTTTTATCACGGCATTGGATCTCATATCTTACCCGCTTGAAGCTGGACGTTATCATAATGTACTGATTATTTCCAGCGAAGTCGGTTCTCTCGCCCTCAATCCAAAGCAAAAAGAAAGCTTTGAACTTTTCAGTGACGGCGCTGCGGCTATGATTTTCAGCCAAAGTCATGACGAGCAGAGCGGCATTATTGACAGTATACAGAAAACGTGGTCTGAAGGAGCCCATGCTACAGAAATTCGTGCTGGCTTATCTGCTGTTCACCCTAAACAATACTCCGAAGCCACTAAGGAAGAATTCATGTTCGATATGAAGGGCAAACAAATTTTAAGTCTCAGTGTCAAAAAACTCCCGCAAATGTTCTATAATTTTCTAGCTAAAAATGACATGACAACAACAGACTTAGACTTGGTTATCCCCCACCAAGCCAGCAGAGCTATGCCATTAGTTATGGAAAAATTGGGGATTAAACCTGATCAGTTTATTGATTTAATCTCTGAATACGGCAATATGGTCTCTGCTTCTGTTCCCTTTGCTTTCTGTCAAGCTTTAGAAAAGAAGCGTATTCGTCAGGGAAACAAAGTTCTCTTAATGGGAACAGCAGCTGGTTTAACTACAAATATGCTCTTACTGCAATTGTAA
- a CDS encoding YbhB/YbcL family Raf kinase inhibitor-like protein translates to MAAERLLFSCAGIKEGGEFPIVYTGRGENKSPEFYLQNLDSRAKTLALTLEDLSHPLKKDFTHWLIWNIPARASIPSGIPKGKTVAELGGARQGLAYGWHCYAGPKPPFGQTHRYRFRLYSLDRKLDLGPYTRKSVFLKAAAPYILQKGELTASFGSKKEPEKQWVPSFSN, encoded by the coding sequence ATGGCAGCTGAACGTTTATTGTTTTCCTGCGCTGGTATCAAAGAGGGCGGGGAGTTCCCAATCGTTTATACGGGTAGAGGGGAAAATAAATCGCCGGAATTTTACTTACAAAATTTGGATTCACGAGCTAAGACCCTTGCATTGACTTTAGAAGATTTAAGCCATCCTTTAAAGAAGGATTTTACGCATTGGCTGATTTGGAATATTCCGGCAAGAGCTTCTATTCCTTCTGGTATTCCTAAAGGAAAGACAGTGGCAGAATTGGGGGGTGCCAGACAGGGATTGGCCTATGGCTGGCATTGCTATGCCGGTCCTAAACCGCCCTTTGGCCAAACGCACCGCTATCGCTTTAGGCTTTATAGCCTGGATCGCAAACTGGATTTGGGCCCTTATACGAGGAAATCTGTTTTTTTAAAAGCTGCTGCTCCCTATATTCTGCAAAAAGGGGAGCTGACTGCCAGCTTTGGCAGCAAAAAAGAACCAGAGAAGCAATGGGTTCCTAGTTTTTCAAACTAA
- a CDS encoding DUF1803 domain-containing protein, protein MIKIFHPDRLTSQPFFQELINFLYPDKTVTLRQIKQAFPSIVKIDRFIEDYVQAGYLFRNNRRYSLTLPLVTEESIVGLDDMVFVDTESPLYRSLLARTFTTVLTNQTNQALLLERTSLDRSEATLANYFYGLRQSRPLPDSLQPLYHLLGDVNQEYALKYMTTFLLKFGRRSEVSQKRPDIFVQALELLGYIAKNGSGRYELLLEFFEEELTFRTKINP, encoded by the coding sequence ATGATTAAAATTTTTCATCCTGACCGATTAACCAGTCAGCCTTTTTTTCAAGAACTGATTAATTTTTTATATCCTGATAAGACAGTTACTTTGCGACAGATTAAACAGGCCTTTCCTTCAATTGTTAAAATTGACCGTTTTATTGAGGATTATGTTCAGGCTGGCTATCTGTTTCGTAATAACCGACGTTACAGTTTGACCTTGCCCTTGGTGACAGAGGAGAGCATAGTAGGTTTAGATGATATGGTTTTTGTGGATACAGAAAGTCCACTCTATCGGTCTTTGCTGGCAAGGACCTTTACAACTGTCTTGACCAATCAAACTAATCAAGCGCTTTTGCTGGAGCGGACAAGCTTAGACCGATCGGAGGCAACCTTAGCTAACTATTTTTACGGTTTACGCCAGTCTCGGCCTCTGCCGGATTCTTTGCAGCCTCTGTATCATCTTCTTGGAGATGTGAATCAAGAGTATGCCTTAAAATATATGACAACCTTTCTTTTAAAATTTGGCCGGCGCTCCGAGGTTTCTCAGAAAAGACCGGATATTTTTGTTCAGGCTCTGGAACTGCTGGGTTATATCGCTAAGAACGGTAGCGGCAGATACGAGCTGTTATTGGAATTTTTTGAGGAAGAGCTGACCTTTAGAACAAAAATTAATCCTTGA
- a CDS encoding manganese-dependent inorganic pyrophosphatase: MSKILVFGHQNPDSDAIGSAIAFAYLAKEAYGMDTEAAALGAPNEETAFVLDYFGVPAPQVITSVKDAGAEQVILTDHNEFQQSAADIREVEVVGVVDHHRVANFETANPLFMRLEPVGSASSIVYRMFKETQVEVPKAMAGLLLSGLISDTLLLKSPTTHATDSQVAEELAELAGVNLEEYGLAMLKAGTDLSSKSAAELIAIDAKSFPLNGNQVRIAQVNTVDIAEVLERQEEIEQAIQASNAANGYSDFVLMITDIVNSNSEILALGANMDKVEAAFDFKLENNHAFLAGAVSRKKQVVPQLTASFGG, encoded by the coding sequence ATGTCAAAAATTCTTGTTTTCGGCCATCAAAATCCAGATTCTGACGCTATTGGTTCAGCTATTGCTTTTGCTTATCTCGCAAAAGAAGCTTACGGTATGGATACAGAAGCAGCTGCTTTAGGTGCACCTAATGAAGAAACAGCTTTTGTGCTGGATTATTTTGGTGTGCCGGCACCGCAGGTGATTACTTCTGTCAAAGATGCAGGAGCAGAACAGGTTATCTTAACCGATCACAATGAATTTCAGCAATCAGCTGCTGATATCAGAGAAGTGGAAGTCGTGGGAGTAGTGGACCACCATCGTGTCGCTAATTTTGAAACGGCTAACCCTCTTTTTATGCGCTTAGAGCCTGTGGGTTCAGCTTCTTCAATTGTTTACCGCATGTTTAAGGAAACTCAAGTGGAAGTTCCTAAGGCGATGGCTGGTTTGCTTCTGTCAGGATTGATTTCGGATACCCTGCTGTTAAAATCACCGACAACGCATGCTACCGATTCTCAGGTAGCTGAGGAGCTTGCTGAACTGGCAGGTGTTAACTTGGAAGAGTACGGTTTGGCTATGCTCAAAGCCGGGACAGATTTATCCAGCAAATCAGCAGCAGAATTAATAGCTATTGATGCAAAGAGCTTCCCATTAAACGGCAATCAGGTCAGAATTGCCCAAGTGAATACAGTTGATATTGCGGAAGTACTTGAGCGCCAAGAAGAGATTGAGCAGGCTATTCAGGCGAGCAATGCAGCTAATGGATACTCAGATTTTGTGTTAATGATTACGGATATTGTCAATTCTAACTCGGAAATTTTGGCGCTTGGTGCCAATATGGATAAGGTAGAAGCTGCTTTTGATTTTAAATTGGAAAATAATCATGCATTTCTGGCGGGAGCAGTTTCCCGGAAGAAACAAGTTGTACCGCAGCTGACAGCCAGTTTTGGCGGATAA
- a CDS encoding SLC13 family permease → MSPAILALIMLAIIIASIVTNKIPMNFVMFVVPVIFCFLLGYDLAETSNLILNQINTVMSQTGYMLLFGLIYFVMLTETGMFDMMVNALIRRIGNRLNVVGIMILTSAIGGIAYLTANMSTTYLICFPIVIPLFKKFNLRRDYAFILCQTAVAAMCWLPWGIGLIMSATMANTNAESLAAASIPWGLCFIPAIILQWGYFAYQHKKEHKTLGLPEGSQGEAETAEAVSEDKPNARPQLFWFNLLIFLAVIISLAYFKFPSYLVFIAAAIVTSLINYPKDFNDIWNKAGGTFFNVFIMLIAICFYLAVFNAAPEDGSRLSMVASLAELLESVFPEFLMRYMHLIFLVLAVPLIYFIPYQLYNALYPLFISVGASFGLTPIMVIAPFVCNLALATSVTPMNSSTYVGTTLCEVETDTYTKYAAPIMFVTNLVVIATALIFGVLRV, encoded by the coding sequence ATGAGTCCAGCAATTTTAGCCTTAATTATGCTTGCGATTATTATCGCCAGCATTGTTACGAACAAAATTCCGATGAATTTTGTCATGTTTGTGGTGCCGGTTATCTTTTGTTTTTTGCTGGGCTATGATTTGGCTGAAACCAGCAATTTAATCTTAAACCAGATTAATACGGTAATGTCACAGACAGGTTATATGCTTTTGTTTGGTTTGATTTATTTTGTGATGCTGACAGAGACCGGAATGTTTGATATGATGGTTAATGCGCTTATTCGGCGCATCGGAAATCGTCTCAACGTTGTTGGTATCATGATTTTAACCAGCGCTATTGGTGGGATTGCCTATCTAACAGCCAATATGTCTACTACTTATCTGATATGTTTTCCTATTGTTATTCCGTTATTCAAAAAATTTAATCTAAGGCGTGATTATGCTTTTATCCTTTGTCAGACGGCAGTTGCTGCCATGTGCTGGCTGCCTTGGGGAATCGGGTTGATTATGTCAGCGACAATGGCCAATACCAATGCTGAGAGTCTGGCAGCAGCTTCTATACCGTGGGGTTTGTGCTTTATTCCGGCTATCATTTTACAATGGGGTTATTTTGCTTATCAGCATAAAAAAGAGCACAAGACTTTAGGTTTACCCGAAGGGAGTCAAGGTGAAGCAGAAACAGCTGAAGCTGTTTCAGAGGATAAGCCAAATGCGAGGCCGCAGCTCTTTTGGTTTAATCTTTTGATTTTTTTGGCTGTCATTATCAGTCTGGCTTACTTCAAGTTTCCGTCTTATTTAGTCTTTATTGCGGCTGCTATTGTGACGTCGCTGATTAACTATCCTAAAGATTTCAACGATATTTGGAATAAGGCTGGCGGAACTTTCTTTAATGTTTTTATTATGCTGATTGCTATTTGTTTTTATTTAGCTGTCTTTAATGCAGCCCCAGAGGATGGCAGCAGGCTGTCGATGGTCGCTTCTTTAGCCGAACTCCTTGAGAGTGTTTTTCCGGAGTTTTTGATGCGTTACATGCACCTCATCTTTTTAGTTTTGGCAGTACCGCTCATTTATTTTATTCCCTATCAGCTTTATAATGCGCTTTATCCCCTATTTATCTCGGTTGGAGCCTCTTTTGGCCTGACACCGATTATGGTTATAGCGCCCTTTGTCTGCAACTTGGCTTTAGCAACTAGTGTGACGCCGATGAATTCTTCAACCTATGTTGGGACAACTCTTTGTGAAGTTGAGACAGATACTTATACAAAATATGCTGCTCCTATTATGTTTGTAACCAATTTAGTGGTTATCGCAACAGCTTTGATTTTTGGCGTTTTGCGTGTCTGA
- a CDS encoding alpha/beta hydrolase, whose protein sequence is MDLKPFPGYEDHLYSNIAAVTDEIKKRKEAQGKAMMAYELPEGMSMEDRFIPGPEEGQKLQIRIFKSAGLAERAPMILDIHGGGFVAGNISFDNARCIALAERVPAIVVSVEYRLAGGTEGVSFPAPLYDCHAAYMYLHEHADDLGGDADKIGLHGSSAGGNLAEGLALYLRDRSEPQPALTVMNCPTVDTAIEESMSFQQLIELKMGPDQKALGAEAAYLGGYNGTVPSYYAFPKFCHDLGGLGPTMIIMGEYDTLRDSALEYGQRLLRAAVPCELFVAPRVGHTFTAAPHPYTDFVHEMMAWSFKREFGLLDNLIKK, encoded by the coding sequence ATGGATTTAAAACCGTTTCCGGGTTATGAGGATCATCTTTATAGTAATATAGCAGCGGTTACTGATGAAATAAAAAAACGTAAGGAAGCTCAGGGAAAGGCTATGATGGCTTATGAGCTGCCTGAAGGAATGAGCATGGAGGATCGCTTCATTCCAGGTCCTGAAGAGGGACAGAAACTGCAAATTCGTATATTTAAGTCAGCTGGTTTAGCTGAGCGGGCACCCATGATTTTAGATATTCATGGCGGGGGATTTGTTGCTGGGAATATTTCTTTTGACAATGCCCGCTGCATTGCTCTTGCAGAGCGGGTACCAGCTATCGTGGTATCTGTGGAATACCGCTTAGCTGGCGGTACTGAAGGGGTCAGTTTTCCTGCTCCGCTCTACGATTGTCATGCTGCTTATATGTACTTGCATGAGCATGCTGATGACTTAGGCGGTGATGCTGACAAAATCGGTCTGCATGGTTCCAGTGCGGGCGGCAATTTAGCTGAAGGGCTGGCTCTGTATTTACGAGATCGCAGCGAACCTCAGCCCGCTTTAACTGTTATGAACTGCCCAACTGTTGATACTGCTATAGAGGAGTCTATGTCTTTTCAGCAGCTCATCGAACTGAAAATGGGGCCTGATCAAAAAGCTTTAGGGGCTGAAGCTGCATATTTAGGAGGCTATAATGGTACCGTTCCGTCTTACTATGCTTTTCCTAAATTTTGTCATGATTTGGGAGGGCTAGGACCAACTATGATTATAATGGGAGAGTATGATACTTTGCGTGATTCAGCACTTGAATACGGTCAGCGTTTGCTGAGGGCAGCTGTTCCATGTGAATTGTTTGTAGCTCCGAGGGTCGGGCATACCTTTACAGCAGCTCCCCATCCTTATACTGATTTTGTCCATGAGATGATGGCCTGGTCCTTTAAGCGTGAGTTTGGCCTTTTAGATAATTTGATCAAAAAATAA
- the aroD gene encoding type I 3-dehydroquinate dehydratase: MSTVTVENVVFGQGRPKIIVPIVAVTETAILAAAEEARDLDCDVVEWRIDWYDAVTQPGAVSALSKKVKQVLAKPLLVTFRTKKEGGELELPEADYFSIYHDLLENGAADLLDLELFTDADKAAETVSLAHDKGVKIVMCNHDFFATPSQAEIVSRLKAMDRKGADICKIAVMPQTNADVLTLLAATAEAKQTITKPLITMSMGALGMVSRVSGEVFGSAATFGAAKQASAPGQVPVGELRRILNTLQLAE, encoded by the coding sequence ATGTCTACTGTTACTGTTGAAAATGTTGTTTTTGGCCAAGGAAGACCAAAAATTATTGTACCGATTGTTGCTGTTACAGAAACAGCTATTTTAGCGGCTGCTGAGGAAGCGCGTGATCTGGACTGTGATGTGGTTGAATGGCGGATTGATTGGTATGATGCTGTCACTCAGCCGGGAGCGGTATCCGCTCTGTCTAAAAAGGTTAAGCAGGTTTTAGCAAAACCTCTTCTTGTCACCTTTCGGACAAAAAAAGAAGGCGGGGAATTAGAACTGCCGGAAGCGGATTATTTTTCGATTTATCATGATCTTTTAGAAAACGGTGCAGCTGATTTATTGGATCTTGAGTTATTTACGGATGCGGATAAGGCTGCTGAAACAGTGTCGCTTGCCCATGACAAGGGGGTTAAAATAGTGATGTGCAACCATGACTTCTTTGCTACGCCGAGTCAAGCAGAAATTGTGTCGCGGCTAAAAGCTATGGACCGTAAGGGGGCAGACATCTGCAAAATTGCAGTTATGCCGCAGACAAATGCTGATGTTCTGACCTTATTGGCTGCAACTGCAGAAGCTAAGCAAACGATCACTAAACCGCTTATTACCATGTCTATGGGAGCTTTGGGCATGGTCAGCCGGGTTTCTGGTGAAGTCTTTGGCTCTGCTGCGACCTTTGGGGCTGCCAAACAGGCCTCAGCTCCCGGTCAAGTACCGGTTGGAGAGCTGCGCCGTATCTTGAATACGCTGCAACTGGCAGAATGA
- a CDS encoding MFS transporter, with protein sequence MEKKYFPTALSLYINYIIHGIGVIIISQNSDALALQWHTDTAGVMTVVSMLGIGRLIAIVFSGYLSDLFGRKPFVFLGIASYVLYFLGLIYAPNITVAMILTVIAGIANSFLDSGTYPALMESFPKHAGTATVLIKAAVQIGQWILPWILILASTLGMYQLSFYIAAIVLILNAFWIWKVPFPDEDAKAAEAAGEEKPEETTTVFKAKPNMFIEGAAFVVYGFISQATFYTISQFISAYAKAAAGMSNNAASLLLSYYSTGTLICVAFTALVGLKIRPVNLVLPYTFMSMIAIGAMTMFPSATVLVVGSVLVGFFAAGGVMQLGLTVMGEMFPAGKGTITSIFYTFGSIASFAVPFIGGRISIQNVMWMDTIFAVIGFVIAVIVFIRYYQTIDTKASK encoded by the coding sequence ATGGAGAAAAAATATTTTCCAACCGCCTTATCTCTTTATATTAATTATATTATTCATGGGATTGGGGTTATCATTATCTCACAAAATTCGGATGCTTTAGCTCTGCAATGGCATACGGATACTGCCGGTGTCATGACAGTTGTTTCAATGCTTGGAATCGGGCGGCTGATTGCCATTGTTTTTTCTGGCTATCTGTCAGATTTATTCGGGCGTAAACCCTTTGTCTTCTTGGGAATAGCCAGCTATGTTCTGTACTTCCTTGGTTTGATTTATGCACCGAATATTACTGTGGCTATGATACTGACGGTCATTGCCGGAATTGCTAACTCCTTCTTGGATTCTGGAACGTATCCTGCGCTTATGGAATCTTTTCCGAAACATGCAGGTACAGCAACTGTTTTGATCAAAGCAGCGGTACAAATCGGTCAGTGGATTTTGCCTTGGATTCTCATTTTGGCATCAACACTGGGAATGTATCAACTGTCATTCTATATTGCTGCTATTGTTTTGATTTTAAATGCTTTCTGGATTTGGAAGGTTCCTTTCCCGGATGAAGATGCTAAGGCCGCTGAGGCAGCAGGTGAAGAGAAGCCAGAAGAAACAACAACAGTCTTTAAAGCTAAACCGAACATGTTTATTGAAGGTGCAGCCTTTGTCGTTTACGGTTTCATTTCACAGGCTACCTTCTACACGATTTCTCAGTTCATCTCTGCTTATGCTAAAGCAGCTGCTGGTATGTCCAACAATGCAGCTTCACTTTTACTTTCTTATTATTCAACAGGTACTCTAATCTGTGTAGCCTTTACCGCTTTGGTTGGGTTAAAGATTCGCCCTGTTAACTTGGTTCTGCCTTATACCTTTATGTCTATGATTGCGATAGGTGCAATGACGATGTTCCCATCAGCTACAGTTCTTGTGGTTGGTTCTGTGCTGGTCGGTTTCTTTGCTGCCGGCGGTGTTATGCAGCTGGGCTTAACTGTTATGGGAGAAATGTTCCCTGCAGGTAAAGGAACGATTACGTCTATCTTCTATACCTTTGGATCAATTGCCTCCTTTGCCGTACCATTTATCGGCGGACGGATTTCTATCCAAAATGTTATGTGGATGGATACTATTTTTGCTGTGATTGGTTTCGTGATTGCTGTCATTGTCTTTATTCGCTACTATCAAACTATTGATACAAAAGCTTCGAAATAA
- a CDS encoding shikimate dehydrogenase — translation MAERLNGHTLLVSLIATPIRHSLSPTMWNEAFAKNGMDYAYLAFEVGNEQLEDAVKGIRALDIKGSNVSMPNKQKIIPLLDELSPAAEMAGAVNTVVNQNGHLVGHVTDGTGCMRALREEGVEIKDRIVTLTGAGGAGTAIAIQAALDGAKEIRIFNADDEHYATARENARKINEKTTTLATVTPLADQEAFKKSLSESSVYIDATSVGMKPLQDESLITDPDLIRPDLVIFDVVYSPAETKLLRFAREHGAKQAYNGLGMMLYQGAEAFNLITGEEMPIAHVKQALGLD, via the coding sequence ATGGCAGAACGTCTAAACGGTCATACACTCCTTGTCAGTCTTATTGCGACTCCGATTCGCCACAGTCTTTCCCCTACAATGTGGAATGAAGCATTTGCCAAAAATGGAATGGATTATGCTTATCTTGCTTTTGAAGTCGGCAATGAACAGTTAGAAGATGCCGTAAAAGGGATTCGTGCCCTTGATATTAAAGGATCAAATGTTTCAATGCCTAATAAGCAGAAAATCATTCCTTTATTAGATGAATTATCCCCAGCTGCAGAAATGGCCGGTGCAGTTAATACGGTAGTAAACCAAAACGGTCATTTGGTTGGACATGTGACTGATGGCACAGGCTGCATGCGCGCTCTTCGCGAGGAAGGTGTTGAAATTAAGGACCGTATTGTAACACTTACAGGTGCTGGTGGTGCCGGCACAGCGATTGCTATTCAAGCCGCACTTGACGGTGCTAAGGAAATTCGTATTTTCAACGCTGACGATGAGCATTATGCAACAGCTCGTGAGAATGCGCGCAAGATTAATGAAAAAACAACTACCTTAGCGACTGTTACACCGCTTGCTGATCAAGAGGCTTTTAAGAAATCTCTGTCTGAAAGTTCAGTTTACATCGATGCAACAAGTGTCGGTATGAAACCGCTCCAAGATGAAAGTCTGATCACCGATCCGGACTTGATTCGTCCTGATCTTGTTATTTTTGATGTTGTCTACAGTCCGGCTGAGACTAAACTCCTTCGTTTTGCCCGCGAACATGGGGCAAAACAGGCTTACAACGGGTTAGGTATGATGCTTTACCAAGGGGCGGAGGCCTTTAACTTAATTACTGGCGAAGAGATGCCGATTGCTCATGTTAAACAGGCTTTAGGACTGGATTAA
- a CDS encoding MFS transporter, producing MNYFFQGIASIIISQNLHLFQDRWAASVSQVSLVVSAIGLGRLISLNFSGWFSDRFGRKYTVLLGVLANLFFFAGLVYTKHYLQAFFVALLAGVGNAFLDTSTYPVVNEAFPKEHDSSALSVMNKAFISLGQFILPFVVRWSLNYDIYFGWSFWFCALGLFLNFCLLLRFSYPDSQAILKTIITAHKIPKAKIQIEGLALLIFSFVSVSLFNIFVLWIPTFAQEVLNISEADSLLFVSVYSISSLFSVFATSFIVKQKANIPNLILWCLFITGGAMIYMLLFPSFLSLVTASLAVGIFAAGGIWQLGLAVLLEFFPGSKGLVTSFYSFATAVSVMITPYLTGLMAEKSTYLTFAYNIFLAFIGFLAVSVVKVRYTKILKK from the coding sequence GTGAACTATTTTTTTCAAGGGATCGCTTCTATTATTATTTCACAGAATTTGCATCTCTTTCAGGACAGATGGGCTGCGAGTGTCAGCCAAGTCAGTTTGGTTGTCAGTGCAATCGGTTTGGGACGGCTTATTTCTTTAAATTTCTCAGGCTGGTTTTCGGACCGTTTCGGCAGGAAATATACAGTATTGCTTGGCGTGCTGGCTAACCTCTTCTTTTTTGCCGGCCTGGTTTATACCAAGCACTATCTGCAGGCCTTCTTTGTGGCTTTGCTTGCTGGTGTTGGCAATGCTTTTTTGGATACATCAACTTATCCTGTTGTTAATGAAGCTTTTCCGAAAGAACACGACAGCAGTGCTCTCAGTGTGATGAATAAGGCTTTTATTTCACTGGGACAGTTTATTCTTCCTTTTGTTGTTCGCTGGAGTCTTAATTATGATATTTATTTCGGCTGGTCTTTTTGGTTTTGTGCTTTGGGTCTGTTTCTTAATTTTTGTCTGCTGCTGCGCTTTTCTTATCCGGACAGTCAGGCTATTTTGAAAACGATTATTACCGCACACAAAATACCCAAGGCTAAGATTCAGATTGAAGGTTTGGCCTTGCTGATTTTTTCTTTTGTTTCAGTATCGCTCTTTAATATTTTTGTGCTGTGGATTCCGACTTTTGCTCAGGAAGTGCTTAATATTTCAGAAGCGGACAGTTTATTATTTGTCAGTGTTTACAGCATTTCTTCTCTGTTTTCTGTTTTTGCAACATCCTTTATTGTGAAACAGAAGGCCAACATTCCCAATTTAATCTTATGGTGTTTGTTTATCACAGGAGGAGCAATGATCTATATGCTGCTTTTCCCTTCTTTCCTGTCCTTAGTAACGGCAAGTTTAGCAGTAGGGATTTTCGCTGCGGGCGGTATCTGGCAGCTAGGTCTGGCTGTTTTGCTGGAATTTTTTCCGGGCAGTAAAGGCTTAGTTACAAGTTTTTATTCTTTTGCAACGGCTGTTTCAGTTATGATAACGCCTTACCTTACAGGATTGATGGCTGAAAAGTCAACCTATCTTACTTTTGCTTATAATATTTTCTTAGCCTTTATCGGTTTCCTGGCTGTTTCGGTGGTCAAGGTTCGTTATACTAAGATTTTAAAAAAATAA
- a CDS encoding LysR family transcriptional regulator, with translation MNIQQLEYFVNLAQTEHMTKSATLLNTSQPSLSYSIHELEKELGVPLFEKKGRNIRLTKYGRLYYSYVQDALNQLHLGNDYLKNAIDPFKGKVDFGFIYTMGSLTAPKLTKEFSQHYPQVTFHFSQNNSRELLEELNRGDIDIALVSSIDGYPDLSFEAFTEEELVVIVPKQHSLAQQKNIKLEEIIQEKLVYYNQNSGLRHYLDQLFADFGLTVDPVVEVEEDHTILGFVAQNYGIAVIPNIPSISAYPVKKLQIASRFQPRRIFLATRRKGFISPTVAAFRDFCLKKAASSKSSKQAENP, from the coding sequence ATGAATATACAGCAGCTTGAATATTTTGTTAATCTGGCTCAAACAGAGCATATGACAAAATCAGCAACACTCCTGAATACCTCTCAGCCCAGTCTCAGCTACAGCATCCATGAATTGGAAAAAGAACTGGGAGTTCCTCTGTTTGAAAAGAAGGGGCGCAATATCCGGCTGACAAAGTACGGCAGGCTTTACTATTCTTATGTCCAAGATGCGCTCAATCAGCTGCACCTAGGCAATGATTATTTAAAAAATGCAATTGATCCTTTCAAAGGCAAGGTGGACTTTGGCTTCATTTACACGATGGGGTCGCTGACTGCCCCAAAATTAACTAAAGAATTTTCTCAGCATTATCCTCAGGTTACTTTTCATTTCAGTCAAAACAACAGCCGTGAATTGCTTGAAGAACTAAATAGAGGAGATATCGATATTGCTCTGGTGTCTTCAATCGATGGTTATCCGGACTTAAGCTTTGAGGCTTTTACAGAAGAGGAATTGGTTGTGATTGTCCCTAAGCAGCATTCATTAGCTCAGCAAAAAAACATAAAGCTTGAAGAAATTATTCAGGAAAAACTGGTCTACTATAATCAAAACAGCGGCCTTCGCCACTACTTAGACCAATTATTTGCCGACTTCGGACTAACCGTTGATCCAGTTGTTGAAGTTGAAGAAGATCACACTATCCTAGGCTTTGTAGCCCAGAATTACGGCATTGCCGTCATTCCCAATATCCCATCTATTTCTGCCTACCCTGTTAAAAAACTGCAGATCGCCAGCCGCTTCCAGCCACGACGTATTTTTTTGGCAACACGCAGAAAAGGATTCATTTCTCCGACAGTTGCTGCCTTCAGGGACTTTTGTCTAAAGAAAGCTGCGAGCTCAAAATCCTCAAAACAGGCTGAGAATCCATAA